The stretch of DNA catacgataattgtctttctctgattaacttattttgcttagtgtaatacctTCTTGGTCATTTTGTTTTTGATAGTCTCATAGTAACCTCCCACAGTGATTGTGCATGtgttaacatttattaattattttttttaaatagttttgttttctgcatCTCAGTGCTATGTTATTAGATGCATTCCTTTTATCTTGGGAGATTGTTATATAAAATACACTTCTGTgtagtttttcctcccttcctccacttcctttaagtaggctccatgcccattgtgAAGCCCAgtgaggcttgaacccacagccccaagatctagacctgagctgagatgaagagtcggATGTGACCGAACCACCCATGCGCCccgtttcttttctcctttgaccttgagttttattttgtctgaaattaaaattatgaatcttgttttcttttgttattatgtctgatttgtctgtttttgttgtcttaattgataattttttgtgttttctaataATTTGATTGTTTACTACACTTTTAATTTGTGATATAGTCATTAGTAGAGGAAAACCTTATTTTGAAGAATTATTTtcatgtggcttttctttttctttttaaagatggtcTGGATTTCTACTATTCCTCAAAACAGCATGCTCAGAAAATGGTAGAATTTCTTCAGTGTACAGTTCCTTGTAGGTATGTTCTGAACCTAAATGTGATTAAGTCCAAGGAGCTGGGAATGAATGTAGATCATATCTATTCTTCAGGCTTAGGCatctcttttgttaaaaaaattttgaattataGTGGGAATAATTACGTAATTAGTAAGCTTCTGTTAAATTAGCCACTTTTAGGGAATTATAACCAAAGAGTATGTAAGAATCTCTTTGGTGAGCTAGACATCACCCTGTGATAAATACTATAGTGCTAAACCTTTGATTGAATGTATTTGAGTAAGATAAAAGAGGGGGGTAGAGGGCTTTGGGGAGAGACTTCATGGAAGAGAGGAGATCtcttaaaatgggaaattttCGAAGGTAGACTTTATAGTGAAAGGTGAGATCAGTGTGAACAAAGACTTTTGGTGGACATTATTGTGGCTTTTAATGGATGCTATATATAGACTATATTGGTCtgagccaataaataaataaataaaattgaaaagaggTAGTTGCAGTTGGATTGGTGAAGCCTTTGAAATGTAAGTGGTTGAAATTAGGCTTTTTCAAAGCAGGCATCAGAAAGCTGTTTCCAACCTTGGGGAGTGATCATTTGATGTGATAAAAATTGATACTCCCTAGACTATAATAAGGaacctttgtctttttattactataaacttTCTTTCTTGGCAGAAACAAAGCCTCACAGAGATTGATCTCTCAGGATATCCATAGTAACACATACAATTACAAAAGCACTTTTTCTGTGGAAATTGTTCCAATATgcaaggtacttttttttttcatttaattaatccATGTCTATAAAAGAGTACAAGTAATTAATTGGCTTATATGTAATTATTAGCTCCTGATTTCCTTCTGGGATTGGTTAAAAATTTAGAATAACTTCCCTCTTAAAGGATTCCTTTCTGACATACTCAGCCATattaaaaagatgttaaaaaataatcatgcttaaaattataaattggCATACCTTTTACTGTGGTAGACTAACTCAAGGCCTGGTTGCAGTTTTTTAATGttcatattctttaaaatttgtgatTCTGGTGGACATATGAAAAGTTTGAATACAGgaaatgacattaaaataaatttcagtagTGTGGAAATGAAATTGTAGAATCATTTTTGTGATTTAAAATGATCTAACAAATTGTAGattatcatttcatttcatttcattgtatTAAGGTAAAATCCTgcttcaaaaatataaatgaattaaaatgcaaTAGTTACTGAGGATCTACTGTATAGAAGGCAGTATATTAAGGATTATTATTTAGGGGTCTCTACCATACAGGAACTTAAATGTCAATATCTACTAATAATGATAAGTACCATAATTTATTATGAgcattccatataaatttgtATCTAAGTATTTGAATATATTTCACTTTTTCATCTTGTTATACCAGGGTAAAGCATTTCATCATTTTGAACATGGTGAAATTGAAGCGTGGGGCATTTAgatgacttgcccaaagttacatAACTACAAAATGAAGCCAAAATGTGTGCCTAGGTCTGTGACtctaaagctttaaaaataactgtaCAAATTCATGGTGCAGTGTATAGTAACAAGATGAAATGATAGCTTAAAGCGGtcagcagggacacctggctggctcattaggagaacatgtgactcttgatctcagggtcatgagttcaaaccccacattgggcatggagcctacttaaaagaaaaaaaaaaagcaatgtcagcaaaatttttctggaaagggccagTTAGTCAATGTTTTTGCTTTCAGGCCATATAGTCTGTTTTACAACTTGTGGGCAGCTCTGCTGTTTTTTTACATAAGTAGCCATAGATAATAGGTAAATGAATAGTGAAATGGTATTTCACTATTTACAGAAATGGTATTGGGCCAAATTTAACTTGAGGGTCATATTTTGCTGACCCCTGGTTTAAAACAGTAAACATTTTCCTGGTACAAAGCCTGGGAAATGTGAATCTAGGTGTGATGCCAACTTTAGGCTATAGGTTAAGTGCTTTGAGTGATTCAGGTAAGTAACAGAATAAATGCAAAATGTAAGAGTATTTTCATTAATCCATTGAgacttagaaatgaaaaacacagtgCTGGACTAGGTATTCTTAAGAGATGCACAGGATGCCCCTGCAGTGGAGGAGCCTATGATTGTGAATACACACAGCTTAAAATAcaactcagatttttttcatattttaatacagTTTAAAAACAGTGTACACGTGGACACATGTACTTTTTGGCCATTAAATTTTTGATTATGTATTGATGCATGTAGCCATAAAAGAGAAACATGTGGCttctctgaaatttattttttgtggaaATTATAACAAGTCACAGATTTAGAAAATCACTCTCCTTCTGATGTTTACAATACTTTGTTTAGAATGTACGCTGTATTACGATAGAGCAGTAAGCATTCACACTTAAGTAAAATTGAAATAAACTTAATACTTTGAATAAGATCTGGAAAAATACTTTCAAGCATTTTTATTAAGACAGATATTCCCATCTTTAGAAGGAATagcttattttctgtttctttaagatttgattgtttttccttaaggccctttgttAATAGAATTTACAGTAATGTTTTGGTTTGGGGACATGCACTTGGGTCAGGTTTATATTGATGAGTGTTTATTGGAGACAGTTATTTAGGACTTGCTTCACTCTAATTGTTAGTTTTTATGCCTAGGATAATGTTGTTTGTCTGCCTCCAAAACTGGCACAAAGCCTGGGAAATATGAACCAGATTTGTGTGTGTATTCGAGTAACCAGTGCCATCCATCTCATAGATCCAAATACTCTGCAAGGTAAGTTTTAGGAAATATTTACCTTGACAGTTTTGTCCAGCAAGctgtaataatttatatttctaattttatcaaatattcttGGTAATATTGTTATGAAAAACTAGTTAAGATTTTTTACTGCTGTTTAATTCTTACAAAACACTggcatttttaaagcttttgatgAGTAAcacctgtattttttatttgaagaaacaagtctgtgaactttttaaaaatgtactagtTTTAGTCCACTTATTTTTACTGGAATTGACTTatttacctcatttaatttttgtgaataattattttaagttcaTTGACAAGTTTAGTAAAGTTCGGAACATTTCACTTATAATGCAGTAAAACGTTTAGTTTAAATATGAGCTTTAACTAGTTTtaactagttttatttttaacattccctttataaaacttttttaaagaagatttcatATTGATGCACCTCCTACTTCTTGATCTTTTTCATGTACTTCCTATAATTTTTCTGTTGtaaaaaatcaaactttttttttaaggaagtcaTTTAGTATCCTTGTCAATCAGAATTCATAAGTTAGAGGTCTTTTTGCAGTTTTGGGATGCGTATCTGTCAGGTAGAACTTTATTTCCTGTTAAGTAGCTGAGATGACTGATAATGTTTCTTAAGTGCCAGCACATGAAACAACTATATATCTGAGTGGATCTGATCTCAtttactttttgttattttttttaagtaggctttttttttaatccaaacgTAGGACTTGAACtccctaccctgagatcaagacctgagctgagatcaagagttgggcacttaactgactgagccacccaagcaccctgatcTTACTTTGAAGACCCTTAGCTCTGTGGGGTTCTGATGATAGTAACTACTTATATTATTGACACCTGaaagttttcttttgctttgagaAATTTGGGGCTGATTTATAGGAATAAACAATGATTCTAGAGAGTTGCCGTTGTGGTCTCTTGCCCTCATGCTTCTCAGTTCATATATATCAACTTTTTTCTAATTAATACATTTGGTGGCTTTTGaaatacttcatttattcatgttcTGTGTTTCTACTTAGTTGCAGATATTGATGGAAGCACTTTCTGGAGTCACCCTTTCAATAGTTTATGCCATCCCAAACAGCTAGAGGAGTTTATTGTGATGGAATGCAGCATAGTCCGAGATCTAAAACGCAGTGCAGGTGCTGGAATGATATCAAAAAAGGTAAGTTCCATCCCGCCCATCTTTGTTCCCCCCCGAATTAACTGTTTTGGTCCCTCTTTtgtgtttttaggttttttagtTTGTGAATAATTCCAAAATGTGGTTCCACGTAAAGCTAGTACTTCATTAGGTTACAAATGCATTCCATGTTTGTATGTTACTTAACACATGGTCATTTATTAGACTTAATACTATCTGgtaaattcatttttctctttaatgttagaaatgttttaaaaaatgtttattgtaaaAAAACATTTCTTAGCTTTACTTTTGTATAGGAAGACCAAATGACAAGCAAACCttttttgactttaaaaaatttcagacaTTTTGAATTTAAGTATATGTTATATTAGCACTAATTACTGAATACTTCAGTATGCATTTCTAAAACATAGGAACATTTTTCTACAGAATCCAAGTATTATCGTTCAGATTTCCTCATTTGTCCCCAAATGCCTTTTATGGTTTATTCAAACTAGTATCTGGTTGGGGACCatacacacacgaacacacacacattttttaaaagattttatttatttgacgagagaggcactgaaagagagggaacacaagcagggggagttggagagggatgagcaagcttcctgctgaatagggagccccaatgcgatgtggggctggatcccaagaccctaggatcatgaccttggccaaaggcagacacttaaggactaagccatgcaggtgcccatATTGAATGTGAATGTTATACCTCTTAAATTTTGTATGTAATAATGGCccccttcactctttttttttttttcttcccttgatGATACCAACTTTCTAAGGCAGTTAGGGCATTAATCCATTAATCTTATGGATCTCTTATTGTTTTCTCATGatgcttttttaaatctttcttaatttcttgtatttcttttaaatgaaaagtggATCTAAAAGACTTAATTATACTTGGGTTATGTTTGGCCAGAACATTTCAGAAGTGTCTCTGCTTTTTCTGTGCCAAGTGATAGTAAATATTTGGCTGTTCCACTGATAGTCAGATCCCTACATTGTAATGTTATGATTTTTCTCCCCTTTGTTATTAGCTtgcttgtcttcctttttttcctttgggacaTTCAGATTGTCTCAAATTGAGCCAGTGGGAGCTcctgtgcctttaaaaaaaaatttttttttttaacaacttgtatttttttagagcagttttcaTTTAATAGCAAAATTAAGAGGAGGTAAGAGATTTCCTATATACCATCTGCCTCCACACATGCCACAGCCAACCCCTTTATCAATACCTGCCcatcagagtggtacatttgtcaaaattgatGAATCTACATGCATACCTGATAATCGTATTTGATAATGAATGAACTTGCTATAGACCACCTTGTGTTTTCAGGTTTTGTAGAGAGATAAGCTCTCAACTCTTTTGGATAAGTATGTATCAAGGAGCATGTTTGTGGTATCATTTGGTGAGATATGTTTAGTTTTGAAGAAACTGGTAAttcactcccccctcccccagttattTTCTAAACCTGGGAACTATCGTATATTTCAGTTTCTCCCTTTATctcttctttcatctctttgaGATTCCATAATACCCTAGTCTCTAACTCTTAGTATTTTGCTCTTGATCCCATTTTACTTACATCTCTTTTTGTTAGTAAAAAGTATTGGCAAGTGCTATATTTAATTCAGCCTGAAGTTACAGTTGCTTGTAAAATCCCATGTTGGAAAGGTACTTTAAtggttttctaatttaaaatttcaaacttggggaacacctgggtggctcagttggttaagtgtctaactcttgatctcagctcaggttttgatctcagggtcatgagttcaagccctgtgttcaAGCCCTCCATGCTgtgcgtggagcctactttaaaaaaaaaatactcaaacttGGGATGTTGTTTCTGCAACAGATATTAAGCACAAAAAGGAATATACTTCAAATAGCAGACATCCAATTTctctagtagtagtagtagtgccACTGGGTTGCTAGATTGCTTTGTCTGAACCTTGGGTTTTTTGAATGTTATGTGTAAAACAAGGGGTTGTTACAATGTTTTCTGGAGTTAAGATTTTTCAGTTATTCTTTCTGCTCAGTCTGTATTGCCTGTTACCCTGTGAAAACATTAGTTTTGAAAATTCTATATATGTCAGTATTTAGATGATCTTATTAATGTTTTCTAAAGTCTTAAATcttaataaagatatttatatatttcttattgagTCTTTTTTTGTACTAAATACAGTAATTAGTTAATTTTGACAGTATTTCAGagatctgaaaaaataaaacagttgctgtctttaaaatgaaaattcgaAAACAGAATCAACATTGTATATAGTTTCTGTGAGATGCATTTTGAGTGATGCTTGGGTTATTGAAGAGTGCATTTTCTTTCCTGTCAAGCATACCCTCGGGGAAGTCTGGGTACAGAAAACTTCTGAAATGAATACAGATAAACAGTATTTTTGTCGCACTCATTTGGGACATCTTCTAAATCCTGGAGACCTGGTATTGGGGTTTGTATtattttacagtattttaaaCTGGCAGTTAGCATTGCAAATTTTCTTTGGGAGCCAGCAAGTGATCTAAAAATACTACTAAAAATGTGTACTCTAATAAGAATTTAAGAGTTCTTAGGAACTTTACAGTTCACTTTATTGATAGCTAAATTAAACTAGATTGGACAAAAACCCTAGTCACTCTATTTGGCCATCATTGTAAAGAATTATTTAATCCAAGATTTTGAGTACTTGAACCCTGAAGTTGTATGGTTAGATCATATTTATAGCTTTTTTGGGGAgtggatagttttttttttattatgcataTGCTGTTGGTcaaatatttcacttttaaaatatggaaGCCATAGTGTAAAGCTCCTTTATAGGCACAAGACAGTCTGTTTTAATACAGAGCTTATCAGCATGCTTTAAGCAATACTTTTGctcttggggatttttttttttttaattaaatggaacCATCTAACTGAATTCTAATGTTATACTGATATGCCTGTTTTGATTCCTCTACAAATATATGATAAGATGGACAGTGATGGATAATATGTGAAGCTTGGAGGTAAAAGTATGTTGTTATCTTCACCAGGACATGTGGAGGCATGTTCATTGTATAGTAAACTGCAAAACTTTTAATGTGGGAAAAGATACTAGATGTGCTTTGAGGTGAacatacattaaataaaaagtaatgtggaaagaataaatgtttttgtcattaagtgtttaattatttttatttcaggttTGATTTGGCCAACTGTAACTTAAATGATGAGCATGTCAACAAAATGAACTCAGATAGAGTCCCAGATGTGGTAAggctttaaattttttcctgtgTTAAAGAGGACTGATTTAATAACTCTTATGGGTAAGATGTGCGAGTTCACATTTATGAAAATAACAAATCAATTTAGAGATTCTTTTGAAATTGCAGTTAAGGTTTAAAGGCAGAAGCCTTCATATAGCATCATGTGTCTTTGTGGGGAAGATCCAAGATTTATTGAGTTTTTTGTCGCTCTTATAATTGAATTTCCATTCTCTGTCAAAATGCTTGATACCATCtgtagagcaaaaataaatttgcaGCTAAAAATGATGACCATTAGGACTTAATTTAGGTTCATTCTCCTAGGCTCAGCTTATTTCATATATTGTTCAGTTAAAGCATTTAGAATTAAAACCATTATTCAGATTTTTCAGGTTTGACTATAATTGCAGTTGAAAATAATCTTTACAGTGTTAAGTTTTGGAGAAAGAATGTTTCTTCTGAAAAAAGCCTGTTAAATTCTAACATGAGTTTATTAGAATCATAAGCAAGAGTGAACCTTGTGAAAGTCTGTAATTCTTGCTTGCTTAATCATCACTGATTTCTTTAGATGTGGGCAAAAATGAAGTCATGCTATAAGAAGGATTCCTCTTCTCACCACCCAGTTGtgcttttattaattaattagtaaGTTAGGAAATAGAAGCATAGTTTAGATAAAGTCTTAACAGTCATAAGAGGAGATCAAGATGGTCATACAAGATTTTGTGTTGTATAAAATTattacacaattttttaaactgtCCTAGGACATATTTTTGTAAAAGACATATGTAGTTCTATAACTGTTTATTAGTAGTAATAAAAGGGGGGAATGTCTGCCTGTGGTAATATTTCAGGATGATTATGTGAGTAGTAGCTGAGAACTGAACTTTGGTATAAAGAAGGACACCAGAGGGGTGCAttggtggcttagtctgttaagcggctgcctttggcttaggccatgatTGAGTCCTGGGAAGTCCCAGGTCCTTTGCAGTCCCAGCCCTttgcagtcctgggattgagccctaggaGCCTCAGGAGTCCCAggttattgttgttgttcctcttcttcctcctcttctttctttaaagatttttattaagtaatctctgcacccattgtggggcttgaactcacaaccccgagatgaagagtcgcatgttctaccgactaagccagccaggtgcccctatttatacGGGTTCTTATTTCCAAAGAGGAGTTAATACAGGTGCAGCAAGTGGAGTTAACTATCATAGACTCTGCCTCATTCGGGCTCTGCagtgagtggggagtctgcttctccctcgccctctgcccctccccccacttgagCTTGCTCACTCacattctttctcttgctctctcaaataaataaataaaatcttttaaaaaaaaaggcactagAAATGTGAAGTTTTTGGTGTAAAAAAACAGCAATTCTCAATCACTGGAAATTTTCAGTTATTAAATTTTAACAGTTATGGAACTAATGGCAGAATGCATTTTCATAAAATACTAAGTACatggaaaaaatattgaaacttCTCTTGACACTGCTCCTTGATCCCTACTGTCATCAGTCTGGTGACTTTTCTGGCTTTCTCACaatctttcagtttttaactTTATTGGATTTTGAGGCCCCTTTACTTTGTTCCCATTTTTTTGTAactttgcaaatatttctgttacttttaggtATTAATCAAGAAGAATTATGACCGTACCAAACGTCAGCGTCGCAGAAACTGGAAACTGAAAGAACTTGCAAGAGATAGAGAAAACATGGATACAGATGATGAAAGGTCctacttttctttaaatcttctgTATTGTCTCAAAGGAAATCCTTATAATAAGTCTGTAGAGTTTTTATAAGTAGTCATCTCATGATTGTTGCATTCAATATTAGTTTTGTATTCTTACTGTGTTACTtgaaacagtgtaagaggatataatgatatttaacatttaattacTATTTCCTGGGTTTTGGCCTGAGAATTGCAGTGTTACTGTGAACAATGCATTTGAAAAGCTAAAATAAGTACCTGTGGGTATCACAAATAGCAAGTGAGTAACCGTGACttgggataaaaagaaaatagtccaTTAATATCAAATATGCTGTTTTTCAAACAACTTAAGGAGAAATGAAGATGTTGTCTTCTAGAAAAGTATATTGGGCGATTCAAAAGTGGCCTTAATGCTGGTGAAGATACTGATatctaaaaaaatgaagagtttaaataaaattgtatcaTGAAATGTGAGTGGGAAATAGTATTTCCAAAGTACAATCtcataaagtaatttaaaataagtctttataaatatataatgttaaaTTAATTGGATATTGtaagtacatattttatttcatctgtaaTCTTAaaagtgtatgtatttttttaacttggtcATAAGACTTTGTGGTGGGATGGTAAAGTAGGAGGacgttttcttaactgtttcataTTCAATATCACCTTATATctaagtgtgtatttttttaatcatataactttgaaagaaaatatttttttaacttatcagAGTATTTAATTAACATCCATATTTGACttcagatattatttttaaagattttaatactTGGAACACATTTATCTTATAGtgctgaaaatgaagaaaaacatcatACTCATTGGtaaagatgaaatatttaaatatttcctttttttttggtctcaggggtataggtctgtgaatcatcaggcttacacacttcacagcactcaccgtagcacatgaaatacttaaatatttctttatccttTATCCTTCTGTAGGCAATACCAGGATTTCCTTGAAGATCTTGAAGAAGATGAGGCAAttagaaaaaatgtaaacatttatagAGGTTAGTGTTTAGGGGTGTTTGATTTAAATTgtatcttttgcttttttgtagATACATTACCCCAGTGTAAGTATTTTGGTATCTTAAACTTTCATTCCATAaatgacttcttttgtttttaaaacttactaaacatttataaaaaataaaaatacttgcaGAACAGTAAGAATTACTAAAATATCGTTTTACCACATTTGATATCATTTGTATCCTACCATGATCCCTCAGGTTCCTGATTCCTATACTAATGgatatttattcatgtatttatgtaGTTCATTTAGTGACTATAAATACCTGCTCTAGATATGATACAAGAACTGCAGATATATGTggttaaataatagtaataatgatggGGGTAGGCATTTTGCATATTTCCATATTTGTATTGATTTGaaatccttgctttttttttttttttttttttatagattcaaCCATTCCTGTGGAAAGTGACACAGATGATGAAGGAGCCCCTCGAATTAGTCTGGCTGAGATGCTTGAAGACCTCCACATTTCCCAAGATGCTACTGGTGAAGAAGGTGAATCGATGATGACACAATGAGATTGTGCTGTAGATGATTTTCACATCTCTACGCTCAGGATGTTGGACGAAATAACTCTTATTGTCTATTCAGTCTATGCTTCCATATTAAGAAAGgagaaatttagttttaaaatttgaatacaACAGGACTATTTTGATTGCTCATTCAAAACACTGAAAGAGATAGCTTCGAAGTTTTTGGATAAAAGATTATGGAGAATGTAATTATTAATGATATTCAGGCCATTTTATGtgtggaatttttttaagtttgcctTTTTTAGGAGACTAGTATTTTTGCATACTGTAGCGCTAGATTTAAAATCTCAAAAGTTGTGATGTCTTGGAGGTTACCTTAATCTTCAAGTATAAAACAagtttttacattcattttgctTTGATTGCTTTAGTAAAAGAGCATATGAAGAATCATTAATATGAACTTGTTATGCACTTTGATCCACTTTAGGTCATTTTTATGTAGGGTTCAGTTTATTACCGGACATTGGGGGAAAGTTTATCTATTCATAATATTAACATCTTCAGAAGCTTTTAATTTggggttattttaatttttattgcagaagaaaatatatttaaagtatttgtgGATTTGTATTAAACATGGActatttaaaggttaaaaaacaatttgttcttttgtgatttTTGCTCATGCCAGTGGCTTAGAACAGTAGCTTGCTTGTGTCATAAGAATGTCTTCCTATCACTTAAagcatttttgcttttgaaattttgGTTTACAAATTgagaaggaattttctttttataagtttcTGTCATTGAATATatcaccatcaaaaagaatattaGGACCCAGCATATTGATgatgaaatgataaaaatgatctTTATGCTTTATAAAACCATGAATCAGGCTTGAAAAAGGAATGCCTTCCACATCCTTGAATGAAAAGCATTTACTTGAGTTTTAAAGTGTCTTGAGAATGAGCTTTTAAGATCCTACTTCTATAAGCAAGATCAGACTTAATAAGTGTGCCAGAACTAAAAGCTAATTCATAAACTCTAGATATACCACTACATAAGGAAATTGAGTAAGTGCCGAAtggagcattttcttttttttaagattagacTTCCCAATTCTGAAGGTATGGATAAAGTCCTGAACTTTATATAGTGGCTCCTGTTCTGTCTgcctatttaattaaaattttgactTGTGGTTTGTTTTTACCTCTTCTATGTCAAGACtttaaaaagcatgaaaataaaaacattctccccttttttgtgtgtctttgaaGTGATTGTATTGTCATATTAAAAGACAGTATCTTATGCAGTATTCCTAGGTGGAATTATTTAAGTACTTGTCATATGATTTTCTCACTGAGCAATATAATTTCCCACTAAATTTATctagtcttacttttttttttttgaagattttatttatttatttgacagaaatcacaagtaggcagagaggcaggcagagagagacggggaggcaggctccctgccaagcagagagcccagtgcagggcttgatctcagaaccctgggatcatgacctgagctgagggcagaggctttaacccactgagccacccaggtgcccctatctagTCTTACTCTTTGATGTTGTCTTTATGAGTAATGAATCCTGTTGGTTGAAAGAAGGCTGTGTCAAGTTGAAGGAATGTAAGTAGTAGAAAAACTAATAAGCCAAGAGTTCTCAGAGTTCCACAGCCTTGATAAACCTGCCATTTTAGAGTATAGTTCCCAGGCTACAGGTGCCCAAATAACCCTTGTTGATGTCCCAGAGTTGATACAGTTTGGGAAGGCTGGTACTCAAATTCTCAAGAAGCTGATTTATAATCCCAATTTATAAATAGGAGTAGTTTCTAAGCTGGTATGAtcagttagtttttttttgtaatcAGTTCTTCACTTGAAGGTGTTTTATAGATGAAGGTTATTTTTATGAGCAAGCAAACAGTTTAGGGAGAGAGTTACTTGTATAATTCAGATATTTAACAGCATCAAGCTAATCCTTGCCACAGTAGAATCTAGAACTCCAGGCTGAGTGCCAGGACTAGACACTCCTCTGTAGTCAATACTAAGTGCCAGAGTTTTCTGTAGACTATTTTAGTAAATGTGTTCATATTGATTCTATCCTTTAGATTACTTATCTGTTATTTTTAGCCCAAGGgatgttgctttttttaaaat from Neovison vison isolate M4711 chromosome 6, ASM_NN_V1, whole genome shotgun sequence encodes:
- the NMD3 gene encoding 60S ribosomal export protein NMD3 → MEYMAESTDRTPGHILCCECGVPISPNPANICVACLRSKVDISQGIPKQVSVSFCKQCQRYFQPPGTWIQCALESRELLALCLKKIKAPLSKVRLVDAGFVWTEPHSKRLKVKLTIQKEVMNGAILQQVFVVDYVVQPQMCGDCHRVEAKDFWKAVVQVRQKTLHKKTFYYLEQLILKYGMHQNTLRIKEIHDGLDFYYSSKQHAQKMVEFLQCTVPCRNKASQRLISQDIHSNTYNYKSTFSVEIVPICKDNVVCLPPKLAQSLGNMNQICVCIRVTSAIHLIDPNTLQVADIDGSTFWSHPFNSLCHPKQLEEFIVMECSIVRDLKRSAGAGMISKKHTLGEVWVQKTSEMNTDKQYFCRTHLGHLLNPGDLVLGFDLANCNLNDEHVNKMNSDRVPDVVLIKKNYDRTKRQRRRNWKLKELARDRENMDTDDERQYQDFLEDLEEDEAIRKNVNIYRDSTIPVESDTDDEGAPRISLAEMLEDLHISQDATGEEGESMMTQ